The proteins below are encoded in one region of Candidatus Methanoperedens sp.:
- the map gene encoding type II methionyl aminopeptidase has product MKNSDEIIEKYRHAGKILSEVREEAVKKVAEGASLLMVAEFTENLIREKGGEPAFPVNISRNDEAAHATPSFNDTAVFGKDMVKLDIGVHIDGYIADTAVTVDLSGNPRLVEAAEAALERALKFIHAGVNTSEIGGVVEDTIGSFGFKPIINLTGHGLAQYIQHAPPSIPNKRMPHSVVLEEGDIVAIEPFATNGAGKIHDAGNAEIYHLISNRPVRHPSARALLQEIGKYKTLPFAKRWLGERVDFALVQLIKAGIIQPYPVLKEIQGGLISQAEHTILVTADGCEVITK; this is encoded by the coding sequence ATGAAAAATAGCGATGAAATAATCGAAAAATACCGCCATGCTGGAAAAATCCTTTCCGAAGTAAGGGAGGAGGCAGTTAAAAAGGTGGCGGAAGGTGCAAGTTTGCTGATGGTAGCCGAGTTCACTGAAAACCTGATACGGGAAAAGGGTGGAGAGCCTGCTTTTCCTGTGAACATCTCAAGAAACGATGAGGCTGCCCATGCAACCCCGTCTTTCAATGATACGGCGGTTTTCGGGAAGGATATGGTGAAGCTGGATATCGGAGTGCATATCGACGGATACATTGCAGACACTGCTGTGACCGTTGACCTTTCCGGCAATCCCAGACTTGTTGAGGCAGCCGAAGCTGCTCTGGAGAGGGCGCTCAAGTTCATCCACGCAGGCGTGAATACCTCGGAAATAGGGGGCGTGGTCGAGGATACCATCGGTTCGTTCGGGTTTAAACCCATAATCAACCTCACAGGGCACGGGCTTGCACAGTACATCCAGCATGCTCCTCCGTCCATTCCCAATAAACGAATGCCGCACAGCGTTGTGCTCGAGGAAGGGGATATAGTTGCTATCGAACCATTCGCAACCAATGGTGCTGGAAAGATACACGATGCAGGCAATGCCGAAATATATCATTTAATATCGAATAGACCCGTTCGCCATCCTTCTGCCAGGGCATTATTGCAGGAGATAGGGAAGTACAAGACACTGCCTTTTGCGAAAAGATGGCTCGGGGAGCGCGTGGATTTCGCCCTCGTGCAATTGATCAAAGCAGGCATCATCCAGCCATACCCTGTATTGAAGGAAATCCAGGGCGGGCTTATCTCACAGGCTGAACACACCATTCTTGTTACTGCTGACGGATGCGAGGTGATAACTAAATGA
- the infB gene encoding translation initiation factor IF-2, protein MAQNLRTPIVCVMGHVDHGKTSLLDKIRGTTIAEREAGLITQHIGATEVPLEVIRRVCGAIFKGETKVPGLLFIDTPGHRAFTTLRARGGALSDLAVLVVDINEGFQPQTIEAIEILKRFKTPFIVAANKIDKIPGWNPQHGQAFILSYPEQAEHTKTLLDEKIYVIIGKLYEMGFSSDRYDRVRDFQRNIGVVPVSAKTGDGIPDLLMILMGLAQKFLEKDLEYRAVGPGTGTVLEVKEEVGLGTTLDVILYDGELNVGDTVVVGSRGNPITTKIRALLKPRPLSEMRAEEKFKQVKKVVAASGVKIAAPGLEGALSGSQIRVATDNIEEVAAAIKSEIDAVRIETESNGIFIKADTIGSLEALVNELKKENIPIRRADIGDISKRDVAEVKTIKDPFFSVIVGFEVAVLPDAREELMGSDIRVFINDVIYRLIEDYKKWVSEQKQLIEKKRYETIIKPGRFTILPDCTFRQSKPAVVGVRVLGGVIKTNLDVMKENGVVVGTIKGIQENNENKSEAATGKEVAVAIDGPTVGRQIKEGDILYIDVPEKHAKIAEQELFESMKIEDKETLMAFMEIKRRGNPFWGK, encoded by the coding sequence ATGGCTCAGAACCTGCGCACTCCCATCGTGTGCGTGATGGGGCACGTTGACCACGGCAAGACTTCGCTCCTTGACAAAATAAGGGGTACCACGATAGCCGAGCGGGAAGCGGGTCTGATAACCCAGCATATAGGCGCGACAGAAGTACCGCTTGAAGTAATAAGAAGAGTATGCGGAGCAATTTTCAAGGGCGAGACAAAGGTACCGGGCCTGCTTTTTATAGATACTCCCGGGCACAGGGCTTTCACCACTCTCAGGGCAAGGGGAGGGGCGCTCTCTGACCTTGCGGTGCTTGTTGTGGACATAAACGAAGGATTCCAGCCCCAGACAATAGAAGCCATCGAAATCCTTAAAAGATTTAAGACCCCGTTTATCGTGGCTGCAAACAAGATTGATAAGATCCCGGGCTGGAACCCGCAGCATGGGCAGGCGTTCATACTATCGTATCCAGAACAGGCAGAGCATACAAAAACCCTGCTTGATGAAAAGATATACGTAATCATAGGAAAACTCTATGAAATGGGGTTCAGCTCGGACAGGTACGACAGGGTTCGTGACTTCCAGCGCAACATTGGCGTGGTCCCGGTAAGTGCAAAAACAGGCGATGGGATACCCGACCTCCTCATGATATTGATGGGACTGGCGCAAAAGTTCCTCGAAAAGGACCTGGAATACAGAGCCGTCGGACCAGGGACAGGTACCGTTCTTGAAGTGAAGGAAGAGGTGGGTTTGGGAACCACGCTTGATGTGATATTATACGATGGGGAGTTAAACGTCGGGGATACGGTAGTTGTGGGGAGCAGGGGAAACCCCATAACCACGAAGATAAGGGCACTTTTAAAACCAAGACCACTTTCTGAGATGCGCGCTGAAGAGAAATTCAAGCAGGTAAAGAAGGTGGTTGCGGCATCCGGTGTTAAAATTGCAGCCCCAGGTCTTGAAGGCGCGCTTTCCGGCTCGCAGATACGGGTGGCTACGGACAATATCGAGGAAGTGGCGGCGGCGATAAAATCCGAGATAGATGCGGTGAGGATTGAGACAGAGTCAAACGGCATATTTATTAAAGCAGATACCATCGGCTCACTTGAAGCCCTTGTGAACGAGCTGAAGAAGGAGAATATACCGATACGCAGGGCTGACATAGGCGATATATCAAAACGGGACGTTGCTGAGGTAAAGACCATAAAAGACCCGTTTTTTTCTGTAATAGTTGGATTTGAAGTGGCTGTCCTGCCCGATGCCAGGGAAGAGCTCATGGGTTCGGATATCAGGGTATTCATAAACGACGTCATATACCGGCTCATAGAGGATTACAAGAAATGGGTGAGCGAGCAAAAGCAGCTTATCGAGAAAAAACGTTATGAGACCATCATAAAGCCGGGCAGATTTACGATACTGCCAGACTGTACGTTTCGGCAGAGCAAGCCTGCTGTTGTGGGCGTTCGTGTTCTCGGGGGTGTGATAAAGACCAATCTGGATGTGATGAAGGAGAACGGCGTAGTTGTTGGAACAATAAAAGGAATTCAGGAAAACAATGAGAATAAAAGCGAAGCCGCGACTGGCAAGGAAGTTGCAGTCGCTATCGATGGACCCACCGTGGGGCGGCAGATAAAGGAAGGGGATATTCTTTACATAGACGTGCCTGAGAAGCATGCGAAGATCGCAGAGCAGGAGCTTTTCGAATCCATGAAAATTGAGGACAAGGAGACGCTCATGGCATTTATGGAGATAAAACGCAGAGGGAATCCTTTCTGGGGCAAGTGA
- a CDS encoding Xaa-Pro peptidase family protein — MKLNLPEADAFLMVSESEHNADMYYATGFLAYDSFIYLNSKNEKLLVSDMELGRARKESRIGEVLPTSKYSIMEKLKAHKDVDAAYCEMICEFLHSENVKRIAVPYNFSVQLADCTRKDGFDVVPVKSPFRDMREIKKQSEIKAIEYAQKTGEKALAEALTAIKNAKIKRGVLWQENSPLKTEDVRAIIERELLSLGAEASDIIIACGKGSANPHWKGEGELRPDEPIVIDMVPRSKKERYYSDMTRTVMRGEPSEELKNMYLAVRDSQAAAIAKIKAGISGSEIHGIVCDLLEERGYETARGKSGEFTEGFIHSTGHGVGLDIHEAPSLSENGKELKAGAVVTVEPGLYYRKIGGVRLEDVVLVTKSGCKNLTTFEKNLVPG, encoded by the coding sequence ATGAAACTGAATCTTCCCGAGGCCGATGCTTTCCTGATGGTGTCTGAAAGCGAGCACAATGCAGACATGTACTATGCCACAGGGTTTTTAGCATACGATTCTTTCATATACCTTAATTCAAAGAACGAGAAGCTTCTTGTCTCAGACATGGAACTCGGGAGAGCGCGAAAAGAATCAAGAATCGGGGAAGTGCTTCCTACCTCGAAATACAGCATAATGGAAAAGCTCAAGGCACACAAGGATGTTGATGCCGCGTACTGCGAAATGATTTGCGAGTTCCTCCATTCCGAGAATGTAAAACGCATTGCAGTGCCGTATAATTTTTCGGTTCAGCTTGCTGATTGCACAAGGAAGGATGGTTTTGATGTTGTCCCGGTTAAAAGCCCGTTTCGTGACATGCGTGAGATTAAAAAACAAAGCGAAATCAAAGCCATAGAATATGCCCAGAAGACAGGCGAAAAGGCGCTTGCAGAAGCGCTCACTGCTATTAAAAATGCAAAAATAAAGCGCGGAGTACTGTGGCAGGAAAATTCGCCCCTGAAAACAGAGGATGTAAGGGCGATCATTGAGAGGGAGCTTCTTTCACTTGGCGCCGAGGCATCGGACATCATTATTGCATGCGGGAAAGGAAGCGCAAACCCTCACTGGAAGGGGGAAGGAGAATTGCGCCCCGATGAACCCATTGTTATAGACATGGTTCCGCGTTCAAAAAAAGAGAGGTACTATTCAGATATGACAAGGACTGTGATGCGCGGCGAACCTTCGGAAGAATTAAAAAACATGTACCTCGCTGTCAGGGATTCACAGGCTGCTGCGATTGCGAAAATAAAAGCAGGCATCAGCGGAAGCGAAATCCACGGCATCGTGTGCGATCTTCTCGAAGAGCGGGGATACGAGACCGCAAGGGGCAAAAGCGGCGAATTCACAGAAGGCTTCATCCACTCAACCGGGCACGGCGTGGGGCTTGACATCCATGAAGCTCCCAGCCTGAGCGAGAATGGAAAGGAGCTGAAAGCAGGTGCAGTGGTCACGGTTGAGCCGGGTCTGTATTACAGGAAAATCGGCGGCGTAAGGCTTGAGGACGTGGTGCTGGTCACCAAAAGCGGATGCAAGAATTTAACTACGTTTGAAAAGAATCTGGTGCCTGGATGA
- a CDS encoding pirin family protein encodes MIIVRNPETIYQASGQIQNGTFHGRWHFSFDQYYDPEYTHFGPLRVFNDDTLSPGAIWPLHPHRDNEVVTYCAGGEFRHEDEHGKGGILRKGWVQHTTVGKGMWHSEINNKPDEPMRFIQMWFFPTTHGLEPSVEQKKVEKADRTNKFLPIVSNSHPGALRIVSDAAVYSCFLEAGKNANHRLAAGRAAYLYVLEGGPLDVNGIHIPALGAAKITEEAELRVEAKKDAELLLVDVLLV; translated from the coding sequence ATGATAATAGTCAGAAATCCAGAAACCATCTATCAAGCAAGCGGTCAAATCCAGAACGGCACCTTTCACGGAAGATGGCACTTCTCCTTTGACCAGTACTACGATCCTGAATATACCCACTTCGGCCCCCTGCGCGTGTTTAACGATGATACGCTCTCCCCCGGCGCAATCTGGCCTCTGCATCCTCACCGTGATAACGAGGTCGTGACCTACTGCGCAGGCGGGGAGTTCAGGCACGAGGACGAGCACGGGAAAGGCGGGATACTCAGGAAGGGCTGGGTGCAGCATACCACAGTTGGAAAGGGTATGTGGCATTCTGAGATCAATAACAAGCCTGACGAACCAATGCGCTTCATCCAGATGTGGTTTTTCCCGACAACGCACGGATTGGAACCCTCGGTAGAGCAGAAAAAAGTTGAAAAAGCAGACAGGACGAATAAATTCCTGCCCATCGTATCCAATTCCCATCCAGGGGCTCTGCGCATAGTCTCGGATGCAGCGGTCTATTCCTGTTTCCTGGAGGCTGGTAAAAATGCAAATCACAGGCTTGCTGCCGGTCGAGCTGCATACCTCTACGTGCTGGAGGGCGGACCCTTGGATGTGAACGGCATCCACATTCCAGCGCTGGGCGCAGCAAAAATCACGGAAGAAGCAGAACTGCGCGTTGAAGCAAAAAAGGATGCGGAGCTTCTGCTTGTGGATGTGCTTCTGGTCTAA
- a CDS encoding histone family protein, translated as MTGQVPPILPFAPVERIIRKAGAERVSYDAGIELAKILEDYGIEVSREAITLAKHAKRTTVKEEDIRLAVARIKK; from the coding sequence ATGACTGGACAGGTTCCTCCAATACTTCCGTTTGCCCCGGTTGAGCGCATTATCCGAAAGGCAGGAGCAGAAAGAGTAAGCTATGACGCAGGCATTGAGCTTGCAAAAATCCTTGAAGATTATGGGATTGAAGTGTCGCGTGAAGCCATAACACTTGCAAAACATGCCAAGCGTACCACGGTCAAGGAAGAAGATATCAGGCTTGCGGTTGCGAGGATAAAGAAATAG
- a CDS encoding thioredoxin domain-containing protein: MSKKKKQKLPEKKSNTTLIYAAVAVLAIVVIAALVLYFPSTPQVKPAEKLPTAGEYVKLDLPTTYEPGKVKIMEFLKFNCPFCYNLHMNLPQILKKYGDNVTITYVPIVWLGRESTKSIEAYIIADHMGKGKEMQDALFNEAAAEGLTQGKEDLMMMQNVQTLESVAASIGLNSSKFNPQLEGNQASDAANANLQLMNKYGVQSTPTIIINGNIEVNPPTAENLDTVIGSLLS; encoded by the coding sequence ATGTCTAAAAAGAAGAAGCAAAAGCTCCCCGAGAAAAAATCAAACACGACCCTAATATATGCAGCAGTGGCAGTGCTGGCAATAGTTGTTATTGCGGCGCTGGTATTATATTTCCCTTCCACCCCACAGGTGAAGCCGGCTGAGAAACTTCCGACTGCCGGAGAGTATGTCAAGCTAGATTTGCCCACTACTTATGAGCCCGGCAAGGTTAAAATCATGGAGTTTTTGAAATTCAACTGCCCTTTTTGTTATAATCTTCATATGAACCTGCCCCAGATTCTGAAAAAATATGGCGATAATGTCACGATAACTTATGTTCCAATAGTATGGCTAGGGAGAGAATCAACCAAGAGCATCGAAGCTTATATCATCGCTGACCACATGGGGAAGGGCAAAGAGATGCAGGATGCCTTGTTTAATGAGGCGGCTGCGGAAGGATTAACGCAAGGAAAAGAAGATTTGATGATGATGCAGAACGTGCAGACCCTCGAAAGCGTGGCAGCGAGCATAGGACTTAACTCATCAAAATTCAACCCGCAACTTGAGGGAAATCAGGCGAGTGATGCAGCCAATGCAAATCTCCAACTCATGAATAAATACGGCGTGCAAAGCACTCCTACAATCATAATCAACGGGAATATTGAGGTCAATCCCCCGACGGCAGAGAATCTTGACACGGTTATAGGCTCGCTCCTGAGTTAA
- the cca gene encoding CCA tRNA nucleotidyltransferase yields MIAINKICASILSRIKPGEAEKVRLASLAESIIARVNSTAQQEGISASAQLVGSAARGTWISGEHDLDIFIMFPPSLEREELEEKGLYVARKVSQDAQSFEERYAEHPYIHAVVDGFEVDLVPAFNVERASEIKSAVDRTPFHNIYVASMIKGLEDEVLLLKQFMKGTGVYGSELKTHGFSGYLVELLVIQYGSFMKVLEASRDWKPGITIDIEEHGTASHNDPMVVVDPTDPQRNVAAALSLDNLCIFMDKACEFLENPDEAYFTRKVPEPLSDDEFRKILAARRTSLIAIELEAPDVVEDVLFPQLHKLEYSVNEMFERYEFCVYNSSVWASDKKAIVLFELETARLPLVRKHGGPFVWSKEHALAFKSKYKDSNTFSNVFIRNGKYMVEIPRKYHEAPKLVDSEILNCSLGKHLALSIKKELHALEDEKILDVKDEEFRKFLRRFFEK; encoded by the coding sequence ATGATCGCCATCAATAAAATCTGCGCCTCGATCCTTTCACGCATAAAACCCGGCGAAGCAGAAAAAGTCAGGCTCGCATCGCTTGCCGAAAGCATAATCGCCAGAGTTAATTCCACAGCACAGCAGGAAGGCATCAGCGCCAGCGCACAGCTCGTGGGCTCTGCCGCGCGCGGAACATGGATATCAGGAGAGCACGACCTTGATATTTTTATCATGTTCCCTCCTTCCCTGGAACGCGAGGAACTTGAAGAAAAAGGGCTCTATGTCGCACGGAAAGTCTCGCAGGATGCGCAGAGCTTTGAAGAGCGGTATGCTGAGCATCCCTACATCCATGCCGTCGTTGACGGCTTCGAGGTCGATCTTGTCCCTGCTTTCAACGTGGAGCGCGCTTCGGAAATAAAATCCGCAGTTGACAGGACACCCTTCCACAATATCTACGTTGCCTCCATGATCAAGGGACTTGAGGACGAGGTGCTGCTGTTAAAGCAGTTCATGAAAGGAACAGGCGTCTACGGCTCGGAGCTTAAGACGCATGGTTTTTCCGGCTATCTTGTGGAACTGCTTGTAATTCAATACGGCTCATTCATGAAGGTTCTTGAAGCATCGCGCGACTGGAAGCCTGGAATAACCATTGACATAGAAGAGCACGGTACCGCTTCACACAATGACCCCATGGTCGTGGTTGACCCTACCGACCCGCAGCGCAATGTTGCTGCGGCGCTGTCGCTTGATAACCTGTGCATTTTTATGGATAAAGCCTGCGAGTTCCTGGAAAATCCTGATGAGGCTTATTTCACCAGGAAGGTTCCAGAGCCGCTTTCGGATGATGAATTCAGGAAAATCCTTGCCGCAAGAAGGACATCACTGATAGCCATTGAACTTGAAGCGCCTGATGTAGTTGAGGATGTATTATTCCCGCAGCTTCATAAGCTTGAATATTCCGTCAATGAGATGTTCGAGAGATACGAATTTTGCGTGTATAACAGCAGCGTGTGGGCTTCTGATAAAAAAGCGATTGTACTGTTTGAACTTGAGACTGCAAGGCTCCCGCTGGTAAGGAAGCATGGCGGTCCTTTTGTCTGGTCAAAAGAACATGCTCTTGCATTCAAATCCAAATATAAGGATTCGAACACATTTTCCAATGTATTTATCCGGAACGGGAAATACATGGTTGAGATCCCGAGGAAATATCACGAGGCTCCGAAACTTGTAGATTCGGAAATCCTGAATTGCAGCCTGGGAAAGCATCTTGCGTTGAGCATTAAAAAGGAGCTTCATGCACTGGAAGATGAGAAGATACTGGATGTCAAGGATGAGGAATTCAGGAAGTTTCTCAGGAGATTTTTCGAAAAATAG
- a CDS encoding sulfite exporter TauE/SafE family protein → MNYKYIILVLTIFAVLGCLGTSAYKVVSPSDLMSNPGAFEGKKICINLIFENNTVSGIPFEKTVNFTGEYRNWTLSSVCGTYKAGKLEADSANLILSIFTEKDVYHSNETLKVQLDFNSSDDGKGQIQVSGINNAFGRASISETRDASIRKGSNRFDFEFKTPSCEECSAIAPGVYSINATVNFGGKAFETYKKITLEREGSNVSAASGNIQINNTPISNRLANNNTQTVNKLTVEYFYDPSCSKCAQATPVVENVVNSYGERVVFSKYNVLTTEGLELAKKYSLPGVPSIVINKEKLIAYEDYNGDTAKLEALLKAALEGTSVSQGNVLVEKTITLSVPSVLVVGFLAGFNPCLLAILAFIASVTLATTGRRRNVLLIVIMFSLGIFVTYLIVGIGILRIFEQTPALQTTIRNILVVLIGILGLWHVYDAYHLRKNTESSFYTPKAFIRLTESVTRKVSLPASFLMGAIFSLIKAPCVGAVYFVILDMVRKGEGTGFVYLAAYNLGVVLPVLVLGAAIAFGLNPEKVEKFRKEKRALLRLITGATLLIIAVLMYAGII, encoded by the coding sequence ATGAATTATAAATATATAATCCTTGTTTTAACTATTTTTGCGGTGCTCGGATGTCTCGGGACATCCGCATACAAAGTAGTTTCGCCTTCAGATTTAATGTCGAATCCGGGAGCGTTTGAAGGTAAAAAAATCTGCATCAATTTGATTTTTGAGAATAATACTGTTTCAGGAATCCCATTTGAAAAAACCGTGAATTTTACAGGAGAGTATAGAAATTGGACTCTTTCCAGTGTGTGCGGCACATACAAAGCCGGAAAACTGGAAGCCGATTCTGCAAACCTGATTCTTTCGATATTCACGGAAAAGGATGTTTACCATTCGAATGAGACATTGAAAGTGCAGTTAGACTTTAATTCATCTGACGATGGAAAAGGGCAGATTCAGGTTTCCGGGATTAACAATGCGTTTGGCAGGGCATCGATAAGCGAGACAAGGGACGCCTCTATTAGAAAAGGCTCAAACAGATTTGATTTTGAGTTCAAGACCCCATCATGCGAGGAATGTTCTGCAATTGCGCCGGGCGTGTATTCCATCAATGCCACAGTAAATTTCGGCGGAAAGGCTTTTGAGACCTATAAGAAAATCACACTTGAGAGGGAAGGCTCAAACGTTTCCGCGGCGTCAGGCAATATACAGATTAATAATACACCGATTAGCAATCGGCTGGCAAATAATAACACACAGACCGTGAATAAATTAACAGTTGAATACTTTTATGACCCTTCCTGCTCAAAATGCGCACAAGCTACGCCTGTGGTTGAGAATGTGGTCAACTCCTACGGCGAAAGGGTAGTATTTTCAAAATACAATGTTCTCACTACCGAGGGACTTGAACTTGCGAAAAAATACAGTCTCCCTGGCGTGCCGTCGATTGTCATAAACAAAGAAAAACTGATAGCATACGAGGACTATAACGGCGATACAGCAAAGCTTGAAGCACTTTTAAAAGCAGCTCTCGAAGGCACATCCGTTTCCCAAGGCAATGTTTTAGTGGAAAAAACAATTACTCTGTCGGTGCCATCTGTGCTTGTGGTGGGTTTCCTGGCAGGCTTTAACCCCTGCCTCCTGGCTATACTGGCTTTTATCGCATCCGTCACCCTTGCAACCACAGGCAGGAGGCGCAATGTTCTTCTTATCGTCATAATGTTCAGCCTCGGTATTTTCGTGACTTATTTGATAGTGGGGATAGGCATATTACGGATATTTGAACAAACCCCGGCATTGCAGACCACTATCAGGAACATCCTTGTGGTTCTGATAGGAATCCTCGGGCTCTGGCATGTGTATGATGCATATCATCTCCGGAAAAATACGGAATCCTCCTTCTATACCCCGAAAGCTTTCATCCGCCTGACGGAGAGCGTGACCAGGAAGGTCAGCCTTCCAGCCTCATTTTTGATGGGTGCCATCTTCTCTCTCATAAAAGCCCCATGCGTGGGCGCAGTCTATTTTGTGATTCTCGATATGGTACGAAAAGGTGAGGGTACAGGATTTGTATATCTTGCAGCCTACAACCTCGGCGTGGTGCTGCCTGTGCTTGTGCTTGGCGCTGCCATTGCATTCGGCTTGAATCCTGAAAAGGTCGAGAAGTTCAGGAAAGAAAAAAGAGCACTGCTACGCCTGATTACCGGGGCGACATTGCTCATAATTGCGGTTTTGATGTACGCAGGGATAATTTAA
- a CDS encoding methytransferase partner Trm112, protein MKRDLMDILCCPMCKGDLVLEVTEENEKEILKGTLYCGKCKEYYPIDDGIPNMLPPELRE, encoded by the coding sequence ATGAAAAGAGACCTGATGGATATCCTGTGCTGCCCGATGTGCAAAGGCGACCTCGTGCTTGAGGTTACGGAAGAGAACGAGAAGGAAATCTTAAAAGGAACACTTTACTGCGGGAAATGCAAGGAGTATTATCCAATAGATGACGGCATACCCAACATGCTCCCGCCAGAGCTGCGGGAATAA
- a CDS encoding UPF0146 family protein: protein MISDYEDIAEYILKNYRNKVVEVGVGSLPHVALLLKDKLDVVVTDVNEQKPPGVKFCRDDIFAPDLSLYINASLIYSIRPPIDLQEAMAKVAKEVGADLLVRPFGNEKADLSRYFKNYTLMNYKKARFYLYRS, encoded by the coding sequence ATGATTTCGGATTACGAAGACATTGCAGAATATATTCTTAAGAACTACAGGAACAAGGTGGTGGAAGTGGGTGTGGGCAGCCTGCCGCATGTTGCTTTGCTATTAAAAGATAAACTGGATGTGGTCGTGACCGATGTCAATGAACAGAAACCTCCTGGAGTGAAATTTTGCAGGGATGATATATTCGCACCTGATTTGTCGCTCTACATCAATGCCTCTCTTATATATTCAATAAGACCGCCAATCGACCTTCAGGAAGCTATGGCAAAAGTTGCAAAGGAAGTCGGGGCTGACCTGCTTGTCAGACCTTTTGGGAATGAAAAGGCTGATTTGAGCAGGTATTTTAAAAATTATACATTGATGAATTACAAGAAGGCGAGGTTTTATCTATACAGGTCATAA
- the thpR gene encoding RNA 2',3'-cyclic phosphodiesterase, protein MLRTFIAVELPDRFIPEIERIESVLDTAGIKLVEPPQVHITLKFLGDISEDNVEPVVSALSQINCKPFDARIKGVGIFPKPAYIRVIWLGAEGNFEALHGEVERVLSPFKFEKDDRFSPHATLARVKQLKDKAALLEKIKKLEDIDLGAMNVESITLKKSTLTSKGPIYETLREIKLQ, encoded by the coding sequence ATGTTGCGCACGTTCATAGCCGTGGAATTGCCTGACAGGTTCATTCCTGAGATAGAAAGAATAGAATCCGTGCTTGATACAGCCGGCATCAAACTCGTAGAACCCCCGCAGGTACATATAACCCTGAAATTCCTGGGGGATATCTCCGAGGATAACGTCGAGCCCGTTGTATCCGCCCTATCTCAGATTAACTGCAAGCCTTTTGACGCAAGGATTAAAGGAGTCGGGATATTCCCGAAGCCTGCCTATATCAGGGTCATCTGGCTCGGCGCCGAGGGGAATTTCGAGGCGCTGCATGGCGAGGTTGAACGAGTACTTTCGCCTTTCAAGTTTGAAAAGGATGATAGGTTTTCCCCGCATGCCACGCTTGCGCGGGTGAAGCAGCTCAAAGATAAGGCAGCGCTCCTTGAAAAAATAAAAAAACTGGAAGACATTGACCTCGGCGCGATGAATGTGGAGTCCATAACCTTAAAGAAAAGCACGCTTACCTCGAAGGGACCGATTTATGAGACACTGAGGGAAATAAAACTACAATGA
- a CDS encoding orotate phosphoribosyltransferase-like protein — protein sequence MKTIEELTKKALELQAAGLLTGQIADELNVSRETATWLLTHAKRGDAAAAPKDIYIDWSNIGRSSIRQRLVAGALTDMILDCLDESACVDVVVGVALSGIPLANLVADELGCEFSTYHPNKQKWEPGSKERKGTISQNFAQVEGKNCVLIDDVVTTGTTLSEAVAVLEGMGAKTLAIAVLVDKKGTDDISGVPLNALLRVTRVDKIE from the coding sequence ATGAAGACAATCGAAGAACTTACCAAGAAAGCACTTGAACTTCAGGCTGCAGGGCTTTTAACAGGTCAGATTGCGGATGAACTCAACGTTTCCCGCGAGACCGCCACATGGCTTCTGACCCATGCAAAGAGAGGAGATGCAGCGGCGGCGCCCAAGGATATTTACATCGACTGGAGCAACATCGGCAGAAGTTCGATCAGGCAGCGTCTGGTAGCAGGCGCACTGACAGATATGATACTTGACTGCCTTGATGAATCGGCGTGCGTGGATGTTGTGGTTGGTGTTGCCCTGAGCGGGATTCCGCTTGCCAACCTTGTAGCAGATGAACTTGGATGCGAATTCAGCACATACCATCCGAATAAGCAGAAATGGGAGCCCGGGTCGAAAGAAAGAAAAGGCACAATCAGCCAGAACTTCGCGCAGGTGGAGGGAAAGAACTGCGTCCTGATAGACGACGTTGTCACAACAGGCACAACACTTTCAGAAGCCGTGGCTGTACTTGAGGGAATGGGAGCCAAGACTTTAGCAATTGCAGTACTGGTAGATAAGAAAGGTACAGATGATATCTCAGGCGTGCCCCTGAATGCTCTGCTGCGCGTGACAAGAGTGGACAAGATAGAATAG